In Pseudomonas nunensis, a single window of DNA contains:
- a CDS encoding phosphoribosyl-ATP diphosphatase → MSDTLTRLAQVLEERKGAAADSSYVASLYHKGLNKILEKVGEESVETIIAAKDAAISGDCSDVIYETADLWFHSMVMLAQLGQHPQAVLDELDRRFGLSGHAEKASRPSA, encoded by the coding sequence ATGAGTGACACTCTGACCCGTCTGGCTCAAGTGCTGGAAGAGCGCAAAGGCGCCGCTGCCGACAGCTCGTATGTCGCCAGCCTGTACCACAAGGGCTTGAACAAGATTCTGGAAAAAGTCGGCGAAGAGTCGGTCGAGACCATCATTGCCGCCAAGGACGCCGCGATCAGCGGTGACTGCAGCGACGTGATCTACGAGACCGCCGATTTGTGGTTCCACAGCATGGTCATGCTCGCCCAACTGGGGCAGCATCCACAGGCTGTGCTCGATGAACTGGACCGTCGCTTCGGTCTGTCCGGACACGCCGAGAAAGCCTCGCGTCCGTCCGCCTGA
- a CDS encoding glucan biosynthesis protein G: protein MIVSPCNAPKLSAQRFRSALVAGSALLCLLSAGQLWAFNLDDVSVKAKELAGQKFEAPRSNLPNEFREMKFADYQKIRFRTEKAEWADQKTPFKLSFYHQGMHFDTPVKINEITANNVEEIKYDPSRFDFGDVKFDPKATEQLGYAGFRVLYPINKADKQDEIMTMLGASYFRVVGKGHTYGLSARGMAIDTALPSGEEFPRFTEFWIQQPKPGDKHLVIFALLDSPRATGAYRLTLRPGSDTVVDVKARMFLRDKVTKLGVAPLTSMFLFGANQPSKVLNYRRELHDSSGLSIHAGNGEWIWRPLNNPKHLAVSNFAIENPRGFGLLQRGRDFSHYEDLDDRYDKRPSAWIEPKGDWGKGSVDLVEIPTADETNDNIVAFWSPEKLPEPGQPLDVAYRMHWTIDEAAIHAPDSAWVKQTLRSTGDVKQSNLIRQPDGTVAYLVDFEGPSLAALPETADVRSQVSVGDNAELVENTVRYNPETKGWRLTLRMKIKDASKATEMRASLVEKIVPEDLAKSSIPASNSSVAKADKVAAKQQEKADKEAKDAKQADAKQADAKPVADTKDKDNKDAKQPAAADAAPATPDSAATEEVLTETWSYQLPADE, encoded by the coding sequence GTGATTGTTAGTCCCTGTAATGCACCAAAATTGTCTGCCCAACGGTTCCGAAGCGCTCTGGTAGCGGGCTCTGCACTGCTGTGTCTGCTCAGCGCCGGCCAGCTTTGGGCATTCAACCTGGATGATGTGTCGGTCAAGGCGAAAGAGCTGGCCGGGCAGAAATTCGAAGCCCCGCGCAGTAACCTGCCGAACGAATTCCGCGAAATGAAATTCGCGGATTATCAGAAAATTCGTTTCCGCACTGAAAAAGCCGAGTGGGCCGATCAGAAAACCCCGTTCAAGCTTTCGTTCTATCACCAGGGCATGCACTTCGACACCCCGGTGAAAATCAACGAAATCACGGCCAACAACGTCGAAGAGATCAAATACGACCCAAGTCGTTTCGATTTCGGCGACGTCAAGTTCGATCCTAAAGCCACCGAACAACTGGGTTATGCCGGTTTCCGTGTGCTGTACCCGATCAACAAGGCTGACAAGCAAGACGAAATCATGACCATGCTCGGCGCGAGTTATTTCCGCGTTGTCGGCAAGGGTCACACCTATGGCTTGTCCGCTCGCGGCATGGCCATCGATACCGCATTGCCGTCCGGCGAAGAATTCCCGCGTTTCACCGAGTTCTGGATTCAACAGCCAAAACCGGGTGACAAGCACCTGGTGATTTTCGCGCTGCTGGATTCGCCGCGTGCCACCGGTGCCTATCGCCTGACCCTGCGTCCAGGCAGCGACACCGTAGTTGACGTTAAAGCCCGCATGTTCCTGCGTGACAAGGTCACCAAGCTCGGCGTTGCGCCGTTGACCAGCATGTTCCTGTTCGGCGCGAACCAGCCTTCCAAAGTGCTGAACTATCGCCGCGAGCTGCACGACTCCAGCGGTCTGTCGATCCATGCCGGCAACGGCGAGTGGATCTGGCGTCCATTGAACAACCCGAAACACTTGGCGGTAAGCAACTTCGCCATCGAGAACCCGCGTGGCTTCGGCTTGCTGCAACGTGGCCGTGACTTCAGCCACTACGAAGACCTCGACGACCGCTACGACAAGCGCCCAAGTGCCTGGATCGAGCCAAAAGGCGATTGGGGCAAGGGTTCTGTAGACCTGGTGGAAATTCCGACCGCCGACGAAACCAACGACAACATCGTTGCTTTCTGGAGCCCGGAAAAACTGCCGGAGCCAGGCCAACCGCTTGACGTCGCCTATCGCATGCACTGGACCATCGACGAAGCAGCTATCCACGCTCCAGACAGCGCTTGGGTCAAACAGACCCTGCGTTCCACTGGCGACGTGAAACAGTCGAACCTGATCCGTCAGCCGGACGGCACCGTTGCCTATCTGGTGGACTTCGAAGGTCCGTCCCTGGCCGCTTTGCCGGAAACTGCCGATGTGCGCAGCCAGGTCAGCGTTGGCGACAATGCCGAACTGGTCGAGAACACCGTGCGCTACAACCCTGAAACCAAGGGCTGGCGCCTGACGCTGCGCATGAAGATCAAAGACGCGAGCAAGGCCACCGAGATGCGTGCATCCCTGGTCGAGAAAATCGTGCCTGAAGATCTGGCCAAGTCTTCGATTCCAGCCTCCAATTCTTCCGTTGCCAAGGCCGACAAAGTCGCCGCCAAGCAACAGGAGAAAGCGGACAAGGAAGCCAAGGACGCCAAGCAGGCTGACGCCAAACAGGCCGATGCCAAGCCGGTTGCCGATACCAAGGACAAGGACAACAAAGACGCCAAGCAGCCTGCTGCTGCGGACGCGGCCCCAGCCACACCGGATTCGGCGGCGACTGAAGAAGTCCTGACCGAAACCTGGAGCTACCAGTTGCCTGCCGATGAGTAA
- a CDS encoding amino acid ABC transporter ATP-binding protein codes for MIEVRDLVKVFDTRGQVVRAVDNVSTTVAKGEVLVVIGPSGSGKSTFLRCLNGLEEFDSGSVSIDGLQLADPKTDVNAYRREVGMVFQHFNLFPHMTVLENLCLAQKVVRKRGKKEREAKAMELLKKVGIAQKANEFPSRLSGGQQQRVAIARALAMEPKVMLFDEPTSALDPEMVGEVLDVMKTLAVEGMTMVCVTHEMGFAREVADRVLFFDHGKLLEDASPAEFFDAPKDPRAQAFLRQVL; via the coding sequence GTGATTGAAGTCCGCGATCTGGTAAAAGTCTTCGACACCCGTGGCCAGGTGGTGCGCGCGGTGGATAACGTGTCCACGACCGTGGCCAAGGGCGAAGTGCTGGTGGTGATCGGCCCGTCCGGCTCCGGCAAATCGACCTTCCTGCGCTGCCTCAATGGCCTGGAAGAATTCGATTCGGGCTCTGTGAGCATCGACGGCTTGCAACTGGCCGATCCGAAAACCGACGTGAATGCCTATCGCCGGGAAGTCGGCATGGTGTTCCAGCACTTCAACCTGTTCCCGCACATGACCGTGCTGGAAAACCTCTGCCTGGCCCAGAAAGTCGTGCGCAAGCGCGGCAAGAAAGAGCGCGAGGCCAAGGCCATGGAACTGCTGAAAAAGGTCGGTATCGCGCAGAAGGCCAACGAGTTTCCGTCACGTTTGTCCGGCGGCCAGCAACAGCGTGTTGCCATCGCGCGGGCGCTGGCGATGGAGCCGAAGGTCATGTTGTTCGATGAGCCGACCTCGGCGCTGGACCCGGAAATGGTCGGTGAAGTGCTGGACGTGATGAAAACCCTGGCCGTGGAAGGCATGACCATGGTCTGCGTCACCCACGAAATGGGCTTTGCCCGGGAAGTGGCGGATCGGGTGCTGTTCTTCGATCACGGCAAATTGCTGGAAGACGCCTCGCCGGCCGAGTTCTTCGATGCGCCGAAGGATCCTCGGGCGCAGGCGTTTTTGCGGCAAGTTTTGTAG
- a CDS encoding methyl-accepting chemotaxis protein, whose product MHEMTATVQEVARNAEEASEAAVAADQQAREGDKVVGEAIAQIERLAVEVGNSTVAMSDLKRESDKIGSVLDVIKSVAQQTNLLALNAAIEAARAGEAGRGFAVVADEVRSLAQRTQKSTEEIEELIVGLQTGTQQVATIMDNSRSLTDSSVELTRRAGGSLASITRTVSAIQSMNQQIAAAAEQQSAVAEEINRSVLNVRDVSEQTSAASEETAASSVELARLGTHLQMLVGRFKV is encoded by the coding sequence ATGCACGAGATGACTGCCACCGTGCAGGAAGTCGCGCGTAACGCCGAAGAAGCGTCCGAAGCTGCGGTCGCCGCCGATCAACAGGCTCGAGAAGGTGACAAGGTTGTCGGTGAAGCCATCGCACAGATCGAGCGCCTGGCCGTCGAAGTCGGCAACTCCACCGTCGCCATGAGTGACCTGAAGCGCGAAAGCGACAAGATCGGCAGCGTGCTCGACGTGATCAAGTCCGTGGCGCAACAGACCAACCTGCTGGCACTCAACGCCGCCATCGAAGCCGCGCGTGCCGGTGAAGCCGGACGTGGTTTTGCGGTGGTCGCCGACGAAGTTCGCAGCCTGGCCCAACGCACCCAGAAGTCCACCGAAGAAATCGAAGAGCTGATCGTCGGCCTGCAAACCGGCACCCAGCAAGTCGCGACCATCATGGACAACAGCCGCAGCCTGACCGACAGCAGCGTCGAATTGACCCGCCGCGCCGGTGGCTCACTGGCAAGCATCACCCGCACGGTGTCGGCGATCCAGTCGATGAACCAGCAGATCGCCGCAGCGGCTGAGCAACAGAGTGCCGTGGCTGAAGAGATCAACCGCAGCGTGCTGAACGTGCGCGACGTGTCCGAGCAGACCTCGGCGGCGAGTGAAGAGACCGCGGCGTCCAGCGTTGAGCTGGCGCGGCTGGGCACGCATTTGCAGATGTTGGTGGGGCGGTTCAAGGTTTAA
- the tatC gene encoding twin-arginine translocase subunit TatC produces the protein MSELPENDQHMPLVSHLTELRTRLLRCVAAIFIIFAGLFAFTQQIYTFVSTPLRAYLPAGATMIATDVSSPFLTPLKLTMMVSLFLAIPVILHQIWGFIAPGLYKHEKRIAVPLLISSIMLFYTGMAFAYYLVFPLIFKFFAAATPAGVEMMTDITSYLDFVMTLFFAFGVAFEIPVAVVLLVWIGVVDVKYLKKIRPYVVIGCFVVGMILTPPDIFSQTLLAVPMWLLFEIGILFGGLVSKRGEHPDDQPADDHNDQPPATQP, from the coding sequence ATGAGCGAACTTCCTGAAAACGACCAGCACATGCCGCTGGTTTCGCACCTCACCGAGTTGCGTACCCGCCTGCTGCGCTGTGTAGCGGCGATTTTCATCATCTTCGCCGGGTTGTTCGCGTTCACCCAGCAGATCTACACGTTCGTCTCGACGCCCCTGCGGGCGTACCTGCCTGCCGGCGCGACGATGATCGCCACCGACGTTTCATCGCCGTTCCTGACGCCGCTGAAACTGACGATGATGGTTTCGCTGTTCCTGGCGATCCCGGTGATCCTGCACCAGATCTGGGGCTTCATCGCGCCGGGCCTGTACAAGCATGAGAAGCGCATCGCCGTGCCGCTGTTGATCTCCAGCATCATGCTGTTCTACACCGGCATGGCGTTCGCCTATTACCTGGTGTTCCCGCTGATCTTCAAATTCTTCGCCGCCGCCACCCCGGCCGGCGTGGAAATGATGACCGACATCACCAGCTACCTCGATTTCGTCATGACGCTGTTCTTCGCCTTCGGCGTGGCGTTCGAGATCCCGGTGGCCGTGGTGCTGCTGGTGTGGATCGGCGTGGTCGACGTCAAATACCTGAAGAAGATCCGCCCGTACGTGGTCATCGGCTGCTTCGTGGTCGGCATGATCCTGACCCCGCCGGACATCTTCTCCCAGACGCTGTTGGCCGTACCGATGTGGTTGCTGTTCGAGATCGGCATCCTGTTCGGTGGCCTGGTCAGCAAACGCGGCGAACACCCGGACGACCAGCCTGCTGACGATCACAACGACCAGCCGCCAGCGACCCAGCCGTGA
- a CDS encoding transporter substrate-binding domain-containing protein — MKKYLSMLLVGVTALVAVNAAQAGAIDDAVKRGTLKVGMDPTYMPFEMTNKRGEIIGFEVDILKAMTKAMGVKLELVSTGYDGIIPALMTDKFDMIGSGMTLTQERNLRLNFSEPFIVVGQTLLIRKDLEGTIKSYKDLNTDDYRITSKLGTTGEMVAKKLISKAKYHGYDNEQEAVLDVVNGKADAFIYDAPYNVVAVNKVGAGKLVFLDKPFTYEPLAFGLKKGDYDSINFINNFLHQIHEDGTYDRIHDKWFKDTAWLKDME, encoded by the coding sequence ATGAAGAAGTATCTGTCGATGCTGCTGGTCGGCGTCACGGCATTGGTTGCAGTCAACGCGGCGCAGGCCGGCGCCATTGATGACGCGGTCAAGCGTGGCACGCTGAAAGTCGGCATGGACCCGACCTACATGCCCTTCGAAATGACCAACAAGCGCGGCGAGATCATCGGTTTCGAAGTCGACATCCTCAAGGCCATGACCAAGGCCATGGGCGTCAAGCTGGAGCTGGTGTCCACTGGCTACGACGGCATCATCCCGGCCCTGATGACCGACAAGTTCGACATGATCGGCAGCGGCATGACCCTGACCCAGGAACGCAACCTGCGCCTGAACTTCAGCGAACCGTTCATCGTAGTCGGCCAGACTCTGCTGATCCGCAAGGACCTGGAAGGCACCATCAAGTCCTATAAAGACCTGAACACCGACGACTACCGCATCACCTCCAAACTCGGCACCACCGGCGAGATGGTCGCCAAGAAGCTGATCTCCAAAGCCAAGTACCACGGCTATGACAACGAGCAGGAAGCCGTGCTCGACGTGGTCAACGGCAAGGCCGACGCCTTCATCTACGACGCTCCGTACAACGTTGTGGCAGTGAACAAGGTCGGCGCCGGCAAACTGGTGTTCCTCGACAAGCCGTTCACCTACGAGCCGCTGGCCTTCGGCCTGAAGAAGGGCGATTACGACAGCATCAACTTCATCAACAACTTCCTGCACCAGATCCACGAAGACGGCACCTACGACCGCATTCATGACAAGTGGTTTAAAGACACCGCCTGGCTCAAGGACATGGAATAA
- the tatB gene encoding Sec-independent protein translocase protein TatB, which translates to MFGISFSELLLVGLVALLVLGPERLPGAARTAGLWIGRLKRSFNAIKQEVEREIGADEIRRQLHNEHILSLEQEARKIFTPTQQEPTPVPPVEPVAEPTIHAPGTESVPTMGGVEPAPVIPTPTPVEPVAPAAAPTTPAPHDPTLPPRAP; encoded by the coding sequence ATGTTTGGTATCAGCTTCTCTGAACTGCTGCTCGTCGGCCTCGTTGCCCTGCTGGTGCTGGGCCCCGAGCGTTTGCCGGGCGCTGCGCGCACCGCCGGTCTGTGGATCGGGCGGCTGAAGCGCAGCTTCAACGCGATCAAACAGGAAGTTGAACGTGAAATCGGTGCCGACGAGATTCGTCGGCAACTGCACAACGAGCACATTCTGTCGCTGGAGCAGGAGGCGCGGAAGATCTTCACGCCGACCCAGCAGGAGCCCACGCCGGTGCCACCGGTTGAACCGGTGGCCGAGCCGACGATTCATGCGCCGGGCACCGAATCCGTGCCTACCATGGGTGGCGTCGAGCCCGCGCCTGTGATCCCCACGCCAACGCCCGTAGAACCTGTTGCGCCTGCCGCCGCGCCGACAACGCCGGCTCCTCACGACCCAACACTGCCGCCGCGAGCCCCATGA
- the mdoH gene encoding glucans biosynthesis glucosyltransferase MdoH — protein sequence MSNSQVKPETLSEYLAHLPMTDEQRAELAGCQSFSELHQRLSSSTFDAPTEAVQASVGKRLLLNSAEELEEAEMLAVDASGRVVLKATPPIRRTKVVPEPWRTNILVRGWRRMTGRTNPPAPPKDERVLPAARWRTVGSIRRYILLVLMLGQTIVAGWYMKGIMPYQGWSFVDLNEVLHQPLLQTATQVLPYALQTSILILFGILFCWVSAGFWTALMGFLELLTGHDKYRISGKSAGNEPIAKDARTALVMPICNEDVPRVFAGLRATFESVAATGDLDRFDFFVLSDSNETDICVAEQQAWLDVCREAKGFGKIFYRRRRRRVKRKSGNLDDFCRRWGGDYKYMVVLDADSVMSGECLTSLVRLMEATPDAGIIQTAPRASGMDTLYARMQQFATRVYGPLFTAGLHFWQLGESHYWGHNAIIRMKPFIEHCALAPLPGKGAFAGAILSHDFVEAALMRRAGWGVWIAYDLPGSYEELPPNLLDELKRDRRWCHGNLMNFRLFLVKGMHPVHRAVFLTGVMSYLSAPLWFFFLVLSTALLAVNTLMEPQYFMEPRQLYPLWPQWHPDKAVALFSTTIVLLFLPKLLSIILIWAKGAKEFGGKFKVTFSMLLEMLFSMLLAPVRMIFHTRFVLAAFLGWAATWNSPQRDDDSTPWSEAVKRHGPQTLLGFFWALLVIWLNPSFLWWLVPIVGSLMLSIPVSVISSRVGLGLKSRDESLFLIPEEYNPPQALLATDQYTHENRYHQLKDGFIRAVVDPQQNALACSLATSRHGQAEPIEWLRVERVRHALKVGPAGLNNHERLQLLSDPVALGRLHEQVWSEGHAEWLDAWRQSVKADPHAPLLPLKPLSAQPQLA from the coding sequence ATGAGTAATTCTCAAGTAAAGCCAGAGACTCTGTCGGAGTATCTGGCGCATTTACCGATGACCGACGAGCAGCGCGCGGAACTCGCGGGCTGCCAGTCCTTCAGTGAACTGCACCAGCGTCTTTCGTCCTCGACATTCGACGCGCCGACCGAGGCTGTGCAAGCCTCGGTGGGCAAGCGCCTGCTCCTCAACAGTGCCGAAGAGCTGGAAGAAGCGGAGATGCTGGCGGTTGACGCCAGCGGTCGTGTCGTACTGAAAGCGACCCCGCCGATTCGCCGGACCAAAGTCGTGCCGGAGCCGTGGCGCACCAATATTCTGGTGCGTGGCTGGCGCCGGATGACCGGTCGCACCAATCCGCCGGCGCCGCCGAAGGATGAACGTGTGTTGCCGGCAGCTCGCTGGCGCACCGTCGGTTCGATCCGTCGCTACATTCTGCTGGTGCTGATGCTCGGCCAGACCATCGTGGCTGGCTGGTACATGAAAGGCATCATGCCGTACCAGGGCTGGTCGTTCGTCGACCTGAACGAAGTGCTGCATCAACCGCTGCTGCAAACTGCTACGCAAGTGCTGCCGTATGCGCTGCAAACCAGCATCCTGATTCTGTTCGGGATTCTGTTCTGCTGGGTGTCGGCCGGTTTCTGGACCGCACTGATGGGCTTCCTCGAGTTGCTCACCGGTCACGATAAATACCGTATCTCCGGTAAAAGCGCCGGTAACGAACCGATTGCCAAGGACGCACGTACCGCACTGGTGATGCCGATCTGCAACGAAGACGTGCCGCGTGTATTTGCCGGTCTGCGGGCGACTTTCGAGTCGGTTGCGGCCACGGGTGATTTGGACCGTTTCGACTTCTTCGTCCTCAGCGACAGTAACGAAACCGATATCTGCGTGGCCGAGCAACAGGCCTGGCTGGACGTCTGTCGCGAAGCCAAGGGCTTTGGCAAGATCTTCTATCGCCGCCGTCGCCGTCGCGTCAAACGTAAAAGCGGCAACCTCGACGACTTCTGCCGTCGTTGGGGCGGTGATTACAAGTACATGGTCGTGCTCGACGCGGACTCCGTGATGAGCGGCGAATGCCTGACCAGTCTGGTGCGCTTGATGGAAGCCACGCCGGACGCCGGGATCATCCAGACCGCGCCACGTGCGTCGGGCATGGACACCCTTTATGCGCGCATGCAGCAGTTTGCGACCCGTGTGTACGGTCCGCTGTTCACCGCCGGTTTGCACTTCTGGCAGTTGGGCGAATCCCACTACTGGGGCCACAACGCGATCATCCGCATGAAGCCGTTTATCGAGCACTGCGCCTTGGCGCCGTTGCCGGGTAAAGGTGCGTTTGCCGGTGCGATTCTGTCCCACGACTTCGTCGAAGCTGCGCTGATGCGCCGTGCCGGCTGGGGCGTGTGGATTGCCTACGACTTGCCAGGCAGCTACGAAGAACTGCCGCCGAACCTGCTGGACGAACTCAAGCGTGACCGTCGCTGGTGCCACGGTAACCTGATGAACTTCCGCCTGTTCCTGGTCAAGGGCATGCACCCGGTACACCGTGCGGTGTTCCTGACCGGCGTGATGTCTTACCTGTCGGCGCCGTTGTGGTTCTTCTTCCTCGTGTTGTCGACGGCGTTGCTGGCGGTGAACACGTTGATGGAGCCGCAGTACTTCATGGAGCCGCGACAGCTGTATCCGCTGTGGCCGCAATGGCATCCGGACAAGGCCGTGGCGTTGTTCTCGACGACCATCGTGCTGCTGTTCCTGCCGAAACTGTTGAGCATCATCCTGATCTGGGCCAAGGGCGCGAAAGAGTTCGGTGGCAAGTTCAAGGTGACGTTCTCGATGCTGCTGGAGATGCTGTTCTCCATGCTGCTGGCGCCGGTGCGGATGATTTTCCACACCCGTTTCGTACTCGCCGCGTTCCTCGGCTGGGCCGCGACGTGGAACTCGCCGCAACGTGACGACGACTCCACGCCATGGAGCGAAGCGGTCAAGCGCCACGGTCCGCAAACCTTGCTGGGCTTCTTCTGGGCCCTGCTGGTTATCTGGCTGAACCCGAGTTTCCTCTGGTGGCTGGTGCCGATCGTCGGTTCGCTGATGCTGTCGATCCCGGTGTCGGTGATCTCCAGCCGTGTCGGCCTGGGCCTGAAGTCCCGTGACGAGAGCCTGTTCCTGATCCCTGAGGAATACAATCCGCCACAAGCGCTGCTGGCTACTGATCAATACACCCACGAAAACCGTTATCACCAGTTGAAAGACGGCTTCATCCGCGCCGTGGTCGATCCACAGCAGAACGCCCTGGCGTGCTCGCTGGCGACGTCCCGTCACGGTCAGGCCGAGCCGATCGAGTGGTTGCGTGTGGAGCGGGTTCGTCATGCGTTGAAGGTCGGGCCTGCCGGGCTGAACAACCATGAGCGCCTGCAATTGCTGAGTGACCCGGTAGCATTGGGTCGCCTGCATGAGCAAGTCTGGAGCGAAGGCCACGCCGAGTGGCTGGACGCCTGGCGACAATCGGTGAAAGCCGATCCGCATGCGCCACTGCTACCGCTCAAGCCACTGAGCGCACAGCCTCAGTTGGCATAA
- a CDS encoding 16S rRNA (uracil(1498)-N(3))-methyltransferase, which translates to MNLLLLEEADFIAADRVILRDRRLTHMQEVHRCEVGDSMRVGRIGGLMGSAEVLRLDAGEAELRVVLDQPPPTKLPLTLVLALPRPKMLRRVFQTVAAMGVPRIVLVNSYRVEKSFWQTPFLEPEAIREQLILGLEQARDSVLPEVVIEKRFKPFVEDRLPAITEGTLGLVGHPGNYPPCPRGLDEPVTLAIGPEGGWIPYEIELLGKSGLQPVQLGDRILRVETAVTALLARLF; encoded by the coding sequence GTGAACCTGCTGCTTCTCGAAGAAGCCGATTTCATTGCGGCAGACCGGGTGATCCTGCGTGATCGGCGGCTGACGCATATGCAGGAAGTTCACCGCTGCGAAGTCGGCGACAGCATGCGCGTTGGCCGGATCGGCGGGTTGATGGGCTCAGCCGAGGTGCTGCGCCTGGACGCCGGTGAAGCCGAATTGCGCGTCGTTCTGGATCAACCACCACCGACCAAGCTGCCACTGACCCTGGTGTTGGCCCTGCCACGCCCGAAAATGCTGCGTAGGGTTTTTCAGACCGTGGCCGCCATGGGTGTGCCGCGCATCGTGCTGGTGAACAGCTATCGCGTCGAGAAGAGCTTCTGGCAAACGCCATTCCTGGAGCCCGAAGCGATTCGCGAGCAATTGATCCTTGGGCTGGAGCAGGCCCGGGATAGCGTGTTGCCGGAAGTGGTCATCGAGAAACGCTTCAAGCCGTTTGTTGAAGACCGTTTGCCCGCAATTACTGAAGGCACACTCGGTCTGGTTGGCCATCCCGGCAACTACCCGCCCTGCCCCCGTGGCCTGGACGAACCGGTGACGCTGGCGATTGGCCCGGAAGGTGGCTGGATCCCTTACGAAATCGAATTGCTGGGCAAATCCGGTTTGCAGCCGGTGCAACTCGGCGATCGCATCCTGCGGGTCGAAACCGCCGTTACCGCCCTGCTCGCCCGCCTCTTCTAA
- a CDS encoding twin-arginine translocase TatA/TatE family subunit, translating into MGIFDWKHWIVILVVVVLVFGTKKLKNLGTDVGESIKGFRKAMNDDEKPADPTVTPAQPVPPAQPTTTSPLNQPHTIDVQAQKVEEPIRKDV; encoded by the coding sequence ATGGGCATTTTTGACTGGAAACACTGGATCGTCATCCTGGTTGTCGTGGTGCTGGTGTTCGGCACCAAGAAACTGAAAAACCTCGGCACTGACGTCGGCGAGTCGATCAAGGGCTTCCGCAAAGCCATGAACGATGATGAAAAACCGGCCGACCCGACCGTGACCCCGGCCCAACCGGTGCCACCGGCTCAACCAACCACGACCTCGCCACTGAACCAGCCGCACACCATCGACGTGCAGGCACAGAAAGTCGAAGAGCCGATCCGCAAAGACGTGTGA
- a CDS encoding amino acid ABC transporter permease produces MKHKKSQLPWHVLTVLVLIGLAGALYYATSLMSYEWRWNRVPQYFAYHAEESQRAADISTVSELVRQGEKAEVTLRNDAGDEQHLTVDENSLQVTQGDDVAEGDVIGVTRHWAAGPLLWGLWTTLWLSVVSGVLGLLIGLATGLCRLSNNPTLRDLSTIYVELVRGTPLLVQIFIFYFFIGTVMNLSREFAGIAALSLFTGAYVAEIIRSGVQSIARGQNEAARSLGLSAGQSMRHVVLPQALKRVLPPLAGQFISLVKDTSLVSVIAITELLKSGREVITTSFSPFEILFCVAGLYLLINLPLSKIASRLERRLAQSD; encoded by the coding sequence ATGAAACATAAAAAATCCCAACTGCCCTGGCACGTCCTGACCGTGCTCGTGCTCATAGGCCTGGCCGGCGCGTTGTATTACGCCACCTCGCTGATGTCCTACGAATGGCGCTGGAACCGTGTGCCGCAATACTTCGCCTACCACGCCGAAGAATCCCAGCGCGCCGCCGACATCTCCACGGTCAGCGAACTGGTGCGCCAGGGCGAGAAGGCCGAAGTCACCCTGCGCAATGACGCCGGCGACGAACAACACCTGACCGTCGACGAAAACAGTCTGCAAGTCACTCAAGGCGATGATGTGGCGGAAGGCGACGTGATCGGTGTCACTCGGCATTGGGCCGCCGGACCGCTGCTGTGGGGCCTGTGGACCACGTTGTGGCTCTCCGTGGTGTCTGGCGTGCTCGGGCTGTTGATCGGTCTGGCCACCGGCCTGTGCCGGCTCTCGAACAACCCGACCTTGCGCGACCTCTCGACCATTTACGTCGAGCTGGTGCGCGGTACGCCGTTGCTGGTGCAGATCTTCATTTTCTACTTCTTCATCGGCACCGTGATGAATCTGTCCCGGGAGTTTGCCGGGATCGCCGCGTTGTCGCTGTTCACTGGCGCCTATGTGGCGGAGATCATCCGTTCCGGCGTGCAGTCGATTGCCCGTGGCCAGAACGAAGCGGCGCGCTCCCTGGGTTTGAGCGCCGGCCAATCCATGCGCCACGTGGTTCTGCCGCAAGCGTTGAAACGCGTGCTGCCGCCGCTGGCCGGGCAGTTCATCAGTCTGGTGAAAGACACCTCGCTGGTGTCGGTGATCGCGATTACCGAGCTGCTGAAAAGCGGCCGCGAAGTCATCACTACTTCGTTCTCGCCGTTCGAAATCCTGTTCTGCGTGGCCGGGCTGTACCTGTTGATCAACCTGCCGCTGTCGAAAATCGCCAGCCGGCTTGAGCGGAGGCTCGCGCAAAGTGATTGA